The DNA segment TCTATCTCAACCGGCTTGCACGATCCACCAGCTCCAGAGATACACCGAGAATTAACACCACTCTTCACATTTTGCAAACTATTTCCAAGAGAGCTTTTTTCTTCAGTCGGAATCTTCGTCTTCAAAACCCAACGGTTCTTTGTGATTGTACCCGGAACACGACCCATGCTCCCACTATCACCAAATCCCCTGACTGACTTAAACTTAGACCCCCGACCACATTCAACTGACATCCCCAAAGCACCAGGATTCAAGTTCGCAAATTGAACCCTCTTCCGCTTACTAGATTCAGTGAACCAGACTTTATGTTGTACAGGGACGGCTACTCCCTCAACAGGTATCTCAACTAGATACAACGATCCTCGTCTCCTCCCACAGGCAACAACAAGATTTCCATCAATCACCTTCCACTTCCCACCACCAAACTTAACATCTAGTCCctgtttatccagttgactaacAGAAATAAGTTTCTTCGTTAAACCTGGAATTACCCTGACGTTCTTTAAGTTCCATGTAGTGCCCAGTGAAGTCTTCAGATTGACATCTCCCATACCCGTAACATTAAGAACATGACCGTTAGCTAATCGTACCTTTCCAAAGTCTCCTTTTTTCAGATTCACCATCGTCTCCCCGCTGTGCATGGCGTGAAACGAAGAACCAGAATCCATAGCCCAAGAATCTATAGACTCTTCACAGCAAACCAGTACGTCACCGTCAGATTCATCTGACACAACACTGTTTACATGCTGCTTACCATCCTCTTTCTTAGGATCAGGACACTCGTTTTTAAcatgccccttttcaccacagttccaGCACCTCACATTCTTCTCAGCTTTAGACAAGCTTTTCCCACGACTCCCACTGCTTCTGTTTTTACCTCTTCCCCTGCTAACACTGAGCATACCAGAAGTAGATCCTCCACTAGTGTTCCTCCTGCGAACGTCTTCACCCAAAACACTATCCCGGACCCgatcaaacttcaaatttccagTTCCAGCAGTTTCAGTGACCGTTGTCACAAATCCTGACCAACTATCAGGTAAGGAAGATAACAAAACCACAGCCTGAGTGTCATCATCCAACTTCATGCCCACAGTTGCTAACCTGGACAAAATTGAATTGACCTCGTTAATGTGATCAGCAACTGAACTGCCTTCGTTCATTCTCATATTAAACAGTTCCCTCATCAAGAACACCCTATTACCGGCAGACGACTTCTCATACATATTTGACAGAGCTTCTAACATATCACGAGCAGTTGTTTCTTTCATGATATTAAATGCAACGCTCCTCGTCAAAGCCAATGTAATTTTACCTCTTGCCTTTTTGTCCTTTGAGTTCCAAATTGCCTCGGCAGCTTTATCCATTCCAGCAGGTTTTTCTTCCAGTACCACATCCAAATCGCATTCACCAAGCAACGCCTCTATTTGCATTCTCCACCATGCAAAATCAGTACCGTTGAACTTCTCGATTCGGACGTTCCCGTCTTCAGCCATAGCAAACGAGAAAAACCAGAAAAAACCACAAGGAACCAAGCAACCAAAACCCGAGCAACTTTCAATAAACCAGAAACCCGAAGCACCCGAACCAGCGACTTCTCCTGCAAACCCGAGCGTAAAATCAGCGAATAACCAGGGTTTAAGAACCGAAACCCTAATcgctaaacaccccaaaaccACCAGATCTGCAACAGCAAACCCTACGGCGCAAACCCTAGACCTTACGAGCCGTAACCAGAGAATAGGTACGGGCCGTAAACAAGTCAGCGGCGACGGCAGCAACAGCAGATCAAGATCTCGTCCAgctctctctctccttctcctGCGATAACCGTGTGAACCGTGTATTTAACtgaacctttggctctgataccacttgttaggggtatcggatcagagtaggctcgagcggaagcggaacaaacacacacacacacactagcagaaaataaagaacacgagaatttacgtggttcggtcaaggtgacctacgtccacgggttgcaactagggtttcacttttattagatgctcacaactgttttcagaatgacacagactacaattacatcataggtatttatagaacaagattagggtttcctacttggtcaacaagttaactaagtgggcctaataactagggccggctaaccctaactagggtaggctaaccctaattagggccggctaccctaaagcctacgaacccaacagttctgtggtggtggtgggggtggagGTGTTGGAGGGTCATTTTGTGGAGGTGGGGTCGGAGTTTGTGGTGGAGGAGGGGGCGGTGGGAATGGTTGAGTGGGTGGCATATTTGGTGTATCAAGGTCCGGAATTGGGTCAGGGAAGATAGAAGTGTAAGGAGACGATTGCGGTGGAGTAGGTTGGGTAGGTAAGGGTTGTTCGTAGGGGAAAACATGTTCGTTGAAGCGTACATGTCGGGCAATATAAACTCTTTCGGTTTGTGGATCAAGGCAGCGGTACCCATGGTGAACAGGGCTGTATCCAAGAAAGACACAAGGGAGGGACCGAAATTCAATTTTATGTCGATTGTAAGGACGAAGATACGGAAAGCACTGACAGCCAAAAACACGAAGGAAGGTGTAATCTGGTTTACGATTAAAAAGGATTTGGAAAGGAGATTTGTTGGAATTTACTCGAGAAGGAAGACGATTAATGAGGTAGACCGCTGTTTCAAAGGCAAAGAACCAGAAATGTTGGGGTAGATGGGCCTGAGCGAGAAGAGCAAGGCCAGTCTCCACAACATGACGATGGCGTCGTTCAACAGTCCCATTTTGTTCACTAGTATGGGGACATGACCTGCGATGAACGATGCCTAGAGAGGTAAAAAACGAAGTTAAGTTGCGAAATTCGCCTCCCCAATCAGATTGCACATTTTTAAGTTTTGTATTGAATTGGCGTTCTGCCATGCAAACAAAATTGGTAAACTGAGAATAAACATCCGACTTTTGATTGAGTGGGAAAAGCCACATGTAACGGGAATAATGATCAACACACAATAAGTAATATCGATAACCATCAATTGACAAAGAGGGAGAAGGTccccaaacatcacaataaaccaGGTCTAAAATATTATTACTACGAAAAGTTGAATCTTGCAAATGGAGTTTAGAAGACTTGCCCATTTGACAAGAGGTACACAAAAAAGATGACAATTTATTTGAAACAGGTAAAGAACATGAAGAAACAAGAGAATTAAAAACTCGACCATGGGGGTGACCCAATCGTTGATGCCATATTGTGGAGGAAGCTTTGATGGCGGTGTAAGCAACTTTAGGTAGTGACTGAAAACGAGGAAGTCGGATGGAATATAATCCCTGTTCACTGGGGCCCGGAGGAGAGTAGCTTGTGTAACCTCGTCCTTCACGACAAAAAAAGAAGAATGAAATTCAAAAAAGACATTATTGTCGGTACAAAATTTTTGTACAGAAAGTAGGTTTTGTTTAAGTTGTGGGACATGAAGAATATCTGAAAGTTTGAAAGTTTTATTTGAAGATGAAAATTGTTTTGAGCCAATATGTAGGATAGGAAGGGGGTTACCGTCACCAACACGGAGAGAGTCATTACCATGGTATGGCTCAGAATTATCGAAGCTGTACAAATCCGGAGAACCATGGTTGTTAGCACCTGTGTCAGGTTTCCAAGTGGAATAGGAGCCAGCATCTAAAGCAGCATAATTGGAAGCAGCAAAATTGGCTTGTGCACGACCTTGAGAAGACTGATTTGGACATTGAGACGGAATATGTCTGATTCCACACCTGTTGCAATGACCGTAAACCATATTTTGGGTGGAGGCCCAAGAAAACTGTCGTGTGGCTTGATGCTCGCGGCCCCGATTAGACCGATTGTTGCCGCGATAATTGCCCCTGCTGCCACGATTTGGACGATTGTTACTGTAGGAACGAGATGCAGCATATGCTTGGGGTTGAGGGGCTGTGTTAGAGGCTGCCGGTGATGGAGAAGTTGCGGGCTGAAGCTGATAACCGATTTGGGCAGCCATAAGTTGGAGGGACTGTAGTTGCTGCTGAATACCATCAATACCAATGGAGTTGGGTTGAACAGATGTAGTGGCAACAGCCGCAAATGGCTGTGACGAGTGGCTGGCTGCAACCGGAACCGAAAGAAGACGATTCAGCATATAATCGTGATCACTCAGCAGCCCGTGTAGTTCGTTAAAGGCAACCGGAGGGGATCGAGCAAGAAGATTACTTTTCAACCCATTATACTCGTCTCGTAGACCAGCAATAGTAAGCATAACCAAGTCCTTATCTTTTATCGGTTCACCTATATTAGCAAGAGCGGTAGCGTATTCTTGAGCACGACTCAAATAGTCGACTGGTTTTTCATCGCCTTTCATGGCGAGTTTAAGAAGCTGAGTTTTTAATGTAAATTCATGGGAAGATGTTGATGGAGCATAAGCACGTTCTAAAGCAAGCCAAATATCACGAGAGGTTTTACCTTGAACGTGCTGGAAGGAGGCTTCAGAGATAGTTGAGACAAGAACCATACGAACATGAGCATCATTAGCAACCCAACCCGGGTAACTCGGGTTGTCAGCGGTGACTTCTCCGGTGGTAACTTGTTTTGATGGGCATGGTATAGTGCCGTCAATATAGCCAAACAGATTGTTGGCAATAAGGAATGGTTCGATCATTGCTTTCCAATAAccatagtttttagggttaagagTAAAGGCAAATTTATGAGAGTTATGGGCTGTTTTTTTCTTGAGTTGTGAAAGGTATGATAGCCGCCATGGATGTGGGAGATTGTTTGGCCGGAGTTTTAATGTCGGCAGGAGCTGGAGGGTACCGGAACTTGCGTCGGCAGTGGGAGGGTAGGGCGGCGGCTGATTAGGGTTTTTAggtttggctctgataccaaattaaCTCAATAATAATGATTTGTATTACAATTAGAAAAGAGATTACATGGATTTAAATAGACGTAAACCCTAGCCTAATAATATAATGGGCCAATTTGTTATTTGGGCTGATACATTAACACTAGAAACTTCCTATTGAATACAATTATCAATTAGCTGAACGTTTAGATTACCTCTGCATTGTGAATCTTGTATTCATGTAGAATTTGGTAGCAAAGCTTCTCATCCACATGAGTCAATTGCACTGTGCTGTTGAAGGAAATTCCACcagtttttttctttttgaagTATATCTGCGACGGACCAAACacatcaaaataaaaaataaaaaaattggacgTTTAGCATAAAGTACTAATGCAGTGTCAACTTCTGTGTTGCCATTTGTGCATGAGTAGTTAAAGGATTATTATGTAAATATGTAGACTTGTAAAAGTTTTGTTATGTTTAGGTCATCATTAAAATACCCTATAACGACCCAACGAGAACATAAAAAACATCTTATTTGACTCAAATCTGTGTTTAAAAAAGCGCGCTTAAAGCGAGCTTTAAGCGTGAAGCGCTGAAGCACTGGAAACATCGCTTTTTTTGGTCTGAAGCGTTACATTACGTGAAGCGCTGTGAAGCGAGCTTTAAGCGCGAAGCGATGATGGTTTGAAGCGACGCTTCAGCCCAATCAGGTCACATTTGGGCCATTTTTTAAGCCCAACAATCTTTAAATAGGGTTAAATGAGGCCTGTTTCTTTACCCCAAGTGCTTTTcgactttaatttatgttttaactatgttttttatgtgttaagtgtgttttttaatcatgtttttgtgtttgttattgattaacaagtagaataggtcatattgatgtgtacaatatatatatatatatatatattttttaattttgagcgcttcgtatacgtgaagctctcgcttcgcgcttgaagcttcgcttaaagcttttggaaccaaaacgcttcggagcgcttcgcgcttttttaaaccaagactCAAATGTAACCGACATAAGAATAATTGTAGAAGTAGAGCTAAAAGAAGATTTACTAGCATATGCGTGGTATTACAACGATTTCCAAAACAATAAATCAATGATTTGAAACATTACCTGTGGTGGTTTCTTGTTTAAGCGCAAGCCAACGGCTTCAAGCTCTTTTGTCAATATCTGTCTATGTCCTTCACTCTGAAAATTTTGTTGAAAATTTtgaatttagagagagagagagagagatcttaaactatgttgtcaaagacgcaaggcgcaggcgaggcgcATCGGTCTCGCCCGGAGCccaggcgcaaggcgcaaaaaaagcgtgggcttttttaagaaaagcgcacatagagaaaaaaatatataaaaaataggtTATGCTTTGATaataaataagattccacatataaaattaaaatataactGTCCATTATTGGTGAGATAGTAGAAGTATTGGTGTTTGGAATTTCCTAATCACATATACATCAatagtagggctgtaaacgagtcgagccgagtcgagccaggGTGGGGTCGAGCTCAAGCTCGAAATTAATTCAGGCAGTTAAACTTGGCTTGAGCTTTACGTCGGAGTTAAACGAGCCTAAGAACGAGCCAACGAGCCGAGCCATGGGCCGAGCCGAGCTTAGCTCGAGCTGagcttggttacaaaatgagCCAGCTTGGTTCACATCATCTCAGATTGAGTTTTTTAGCTAGTTTTTCTCGAGCTTCTTTTGAGCGAGCTACGAGCCGCGCTACGAGTCGCGAGCTTTATGAACAGCTCTAATCAATAGAGACGACTAAACAAGATTTTATATCATAATGATGACTTACTTTTGAAGCATCGAGAACCATCAACACAATGTCTGATGACTTTGAAACAGCAATAACCTAAACTTGAAAAGAACAATGTTATTAGCAAAGATGTATATACTACAACTGAGATGAATATGCAGCTTTATTCAATAAGTTAAGGAATGATGTATAATAGGTCACCCAAGTATTCATAACTTTTCAGTAATGGCACGAAAATAATAAAACAACTTTAGATACCACCTGTGTATCATTATCCTATAGCTTCATGTGCATTATTTTCTAATTGAAGACTTTCCTGTTAAATCGTGGTACAAGTCCTAGAACTATAAATCCAATGTGTTATACATCTATTAAACATATAGAAAACTAAAGTCACTACAAATATAACGACAACCAGTAATATTAAACGATAAATAAACTTACCTGCCTACCACGACCCTTGCCCTCAGACGCTCCTTCAATGATTCCAGGAAGATCAAGTAACTGAATTTTAGTACCGTTGTAGTGAATAATCCCAGGAATACAAGTTAGAGTTGTAAACTCGTATGCTGCAGCTTCTGATTGAGTTCCAGTCAACATAGTTAAGAGCGTGGACTTTCCCACActgtataaaaataatatatcagAACACCGAGAAGTGATAATAATCAGATAATTTGTGTTAGAACATACGATACACGTTTTAAGCTGAATACGACCTTTATATATAAAAGACTAAGGCCCAACATATCAATAATACCACCACCATATTAAAAccataagagtaaattacaaaaatcgtcctttatgtatgtcacttattgcaaattgtgtcctttgtcttcaataattacagaaaacgtactcgatgtttgcaaacccttgcaagttatgtcctttagccctaactcagttaatttttgtggttaaatctgaccaaatggaccccgcatgagggtatttttgtggttaaatctgactaaatggaccccacatgagagtaaaatgacgaAAATACCCTCATGTAGGGTCCATTTGGTcggatttaaccacaaaaaattaactgggttagggctaaaggacataacttgcaaggtttgcaaacatcgagtacgttttttgtaattattgaagataaaggacacaatttgcaataagtgacatacataaaggacgattttttgtaatttacttaaaCCATAATTGGCTATAACTTTGCATTAACTTTTATTTTCGGGGTCTTGCAATAAATTCCAGCATATTTCAACCTTGGTCTCGTTTAGTCATGGTACTTTCATGTATGATGATCAAAACCGGACAACGAGAAAGTACATTGTATTTTAGCAATAAGATCAGTATCCATAACAGACCTTGGAAATCCTATGAGTGCAACACGACCATGGCCATATTTTGTAACCTCAAAACCCTCTCCAGCTCCACTAGACCCCTGTTTATCATAAAAGGAATATGAAGTCAGATATGTGCATGAAACCCTCTCCAGCAGAGATATATGATATTAATGTGAAACTTGGTGCAATACCAACATGAAGGACCCGGATGGTTAGTGTGAATAATATAAGGGTGGTACGGATGATCCCGAGGGGTGGTAGGAGAAGATCTACTAAAGCTTGGCGTTTAGTAAAATTAATTTAGTTTAATTGTTTTATGTTTATCTGTGTTTGTTTAGACAAGTTTAGGCTAGCTTTactcatagttgttaatagcgagcATAGCGCCCGCCATAGTGAATAGAATAGCTTAGCGTAGCCCTCATGTGGCGCTATATAGTTGGTAGCGACAAATAGTGGGAAATAGCaaaatttttgtaatttttttattttctttcatttttttggtaaaatatacatataaactatttctaaaattttcttctagtgtatcgctaaatGTGAAATAGCGTCTgctatttcatcgctatcgctacgtagcgtataggtagcTTGTCGCTATCGTCCGCtattcgctattgacaactatggctTTACTAATTGTTTTCTATTTAGGATTAATAGCTTGTTGGTCAAGATTTATTCTAGTATATAAAGTCAAGTCACTGATGTAAATTAAAACCAATCAACTTATCGAAGTATTATTGTTTTCCGAAAAATTGTTTCAGCAAGTTTTGTTGGCACGTGACCAGCTTTGGTAGTTATTAAAAAGTTTTCTTTTGTTTATTGGTTTATCCGTTCGTACGTAAGTTCCACAAGTGGTTTGACTTTCTTTGGTCTGTTCCTTTTATGTTTGTATACGATCGAAGTTTGCTGAGTTCACAAGTTGTGTCATAACTAATAAGTTTGGTTGCATCATTGTGTTCTTGATTCACTTGTTTAAACGACCTCGGGTTTAACAATTAAATTAGTCAACTATGTGCATGAAAAGGACAACATGTGAGCATTAACAGATGAGCAAACAGTATAGCAAAACATTATCAACTGCTTACTTTTGGTGGCTCTAACAGTTGTGTCCTTAGCTTTGCTATCTTAGCCTTGAGCTGGCCCAAATGATACTCTGTAACAAGGGAAGTAAAActgaacaaaatatatttacatCTTTATATAAAAATGATGTATTGATAACATAAATATGGTACACGACGATCAAATTAAATACAGAGACGAGCATTAATTACTTGGAAATGTTATCAGAAACAAGAAGTACAACCATACAAAAGTACCAAGTAAGTGTATGCTGTGAATGTAATTTAGACAATGAACATCTTATTTCACTCAAATTTTCCATGTTGCACACTTGCATTCAATAATATGCTATACCAACAATACAGGTGAAAACAATTTCAAAATTTAATAACACAAATTATATGCAAGCCTTTCATTTATAACCTGTTGCTTTATTTTTCTGAGTCCGAGCCATCTCGGCTTCAATTTCTTTGATCCTTTCTATGATCCCCATCTTTCTTTACGATAGGCTGTAGACACGTAAAATAACTGTATTAGCAAAACAGTTTTGCATTGTTTACAAGTTCCAAGCTCCATCATGTAAAGAAATATGTAAGCTACAAGAAACACCAGCACAACACCTTATTTCCTACAGCTTCAAGAGTACAGTTCTAACTGTGTAAAAACAACAATCAACATAGCGCATCGAAGCCTATTCAAACGTCTACGAAACTAACGAGTTTCCTGTTTCCCTAACCAACAGCTCAACGTACAGAATCATTCTACACACTAAAACAAGGCCACAGTCCACAGTACAACAACACTTCAAAACAAATGTATGCTTCTTCATGCTTAACTTCTCATCAACTACCAATCTAACAACAACTAGAACTAGCATCGATATTAATCATCGGCGGATTCGGATTCCTATTCACGAACACACAATTCAAACACATATTACACAAAACTAACACCGGCAAAACACTTTATTTCCTACAGCTtcaagtagggctgtaaacgaaccaaacattcggtgaacagttcgtgaaccgttcggcgggaagttcgtttgtgttcgttcgtttattaaacaaacgaacacgaacaagaaatttcgttcgtttagttaaatgaacaaacatgaacagaggtcgcgttcgttcgtttatgttcgtgaacgttcggtaacgtgttcgcttgtgttcgatagttcattagtgtttttagtttgtatatttatttaaatatatcaaaattctgacaaattaaatatctaataagtgtcagtgtattatatattctgttcatgaactagtgtttgtgttcgtttgtttccatttgtgttcatgcacATTAGTTTGTGCTTATTTGTGTTTGTCAATAtttgttgcctaaaattaacaaacaaacacaaacgaacacgaacaagttcatttccttaacaaacaaacacaaacataaaatcccgttcgataagtgttcgtgaacggttcgcgaacacatatattttttaacaaacgaacacgaacaaggtcttgttcgtgtttttttggttcgtttacagccctagcttCAAGAGTACAGTATTAACAGTGTAAAAACAACAATCAACATAACGCA comes from the Helianthus annuus cultivar XRQ/B chromosome 4, HanXRQr2.0-SUNRISE, whole genome shotgun sequence genome and includes:
- the LOC110935473 gene encoding developmentally-regulated G-protein 2, which gives rise to MGIIERIKEIEAEMARTQKNKATEYHLGQLKAKIAKLRTQLLEPPKGSSGAGEGFEVTKYGHGRVALIGFPSVGKSTLLTMLTGTQSEAAAYEFTTLTCIPGIIHYNGTKIQLLDLPGIIEGASEGKGRGRQVIAVSKSSDIVLMVLDASKSEGHRQILTKELEAVGLRLNKKPPQIYFKKKKTGGISFNSTVQLTHVDEKLCYQILHEYKIHNAELLFREDATVDDLIDVIEGNRKYMKCIYVYNKIDVVGIDDVDRLARQPNSIVISCNLKLNLDRLLAKMWEAMGLVRVYTKPQGQQPDFGDPVVLSSDRGGCSVEDFCNQIHRSLVKEVKYVLVWGASARHSPQHCGLSHVLHDEDVVQIVKKKEKESEGRGRFKSHTTGPDRIADRVKKAPLKN